A single region of the Trichoplusia ni isolate ovarian cell line Hi5 chromosome 24, tn1, whole genome shotgun sequence genome encodes:
- the LOC113505162 gene encoding uncharacterized protein LOC113505162 has translation MFAKVMAKNTIACILVLVCLAMLVRESNARPPWLAPGSGVFTESAECHTDDELLDLCQRCAKLTKARMAYPACCSTDLQARKWCSDYVYFGRGQFDFY, from the exons aTGTTCGCTAAAGTTATGGCG AAGAACACGATAGCTTGCATCCTTGTGTTGGTGTGCCTGGCGATGCTCGTCCGGGAATCGAACGCGCGACCTCCGTGGCTGGCGCCCGGCAGCGGGGTCTTCACTGAGTCAGCTGAATGTCACACAGAC GACGAACTCCTAGACCTGTGCCAGCGCTGCGCTAAACTCACAAAAGCCAGGATGGCGTACCCGGCGTGCTGCTCCACCGACCTCCAAGCTCGGAAGTGGTGTAGTGACTATGTGTACTTTGGGAGGGGGCAGTTCGACTTCTACTAA